One window from the genome of Crassostrea angulata isolate pt1a10 chromosome 2, ASM2561291v2, whole genome shotgun sequence encodes:
- the LOC128173304 gene encoding uncharacterized protein LOC128173304, with protein MAQKYLDMIEQEKARPFRDFEEEWVDLGKQLCLVAFEPGNSPKDDVEEIESPSLKRKLSQAEDSYILNKRRTKLQKLSVMEDEDVILTNLRKEDPSKYEKLEKRIRGDGTSRCLGTSVGFKTTPTIIGYHSQSPENCTSQGFKTTTTTIPVYSSQSHECSTSQGFTVKTVAPTTDYPPQEPECTMTIPAYSPQSPEYSVSQGFTTAATTIKNPPPQSPECSTSQGFTTAATTIKNPPPQSPECSTSRGFNVGFLQRLAGGAFPLQGELNALSELVDSMRVDLLQTSMLIDYVKDFLKNYTF; from the exons ATGGCACAGAAGTATTTGGACATGAT CGAACAGGAAAAGGCTAGACCATTTAGAGATTTTGAAGAGGAATGGGTTGATCTAGGAAAACAGCTTTGCCTAGTTGCTTTTGAACCAGG GAATTCTCCCAAAGACGACGTGGAAGAAATTGAGTCCCCATCCCTTAAAAGAAAACTAAGTCAGGCGGAGGACTCTTACATTTTAAACAAgag GAGAACAAAGCTACAAAAACTAAGTGTAATGGAGGATGAAGATGTCATACTGACCAATCTACG aaAAGAGGACCCATCAAAGTATGAGAAATTAGAAAAGAGAATACGGGGAGATGGAACCTCCAGGTGTTTGGGAACTTCGGTGGGATTTAAGACCACCCCGACAATTATTGGATACCACTCTCAGTCGCCAGAAAACTGCACGTCTCAGGGATTTAAGACCACCACAACGACAATACCTGTGTATTCGTCTCAATCGCACGAATGCAGTACGTCTCAAGGATTTACGGTTAAGACCGTCGCGCCAACTACCGACTATCCCCCTCAAGAGCCAGAATGTACCATGACAATTCCTGCGTACTCGCCTCAGTCGCCAGAATACAGTGTGTCTCAGGGATTTACAACCGCTGCAACAACTATTAAGAACCCCCCTCCTCAGTCGCCAGAATGCAGTACGTCTCAGGGATTTACAACCGCTGCAACAACTATTAAGAACCCCCCTCCTCAGTCGCCAGAATGCAGTACGTCTCGAGGATTTAATGTGGGTTTTTTACAACGTTTAGCTGGCGGTGCCTTTCCTCTTCAAGGGGAATTAAATGCTCTCAGTGAGTTGGTTGACTCTATGAGAGTCGATTTATTACAAACTTCGATGCTCATTGActatgttaaagattttttaaagaattatacattttga